The following proteins come from a genomic window of Oricola thermophila:
- a CDS encoding arsenate reductase ArsC has protein sequence MKNILVLCTANSARSILGEAILNKLGGGRITAHSAGSAPRGTPNPDGIALLQEYGHDTSALRSKSWDEFAGADAPKMDIVITVCDNAAGESCPIWPGAPVRAHWGIPDPAGRGETVEERRAAFAETYRLLEARIRALMDLPFEDMAPDELKMELDRIGAMDGATELAAARAAK, from the coding sequence ATGAAAAACATCCTTGTCCTCTGCACCGCAAATTCGGCCCGTTCGATCCTCGGCGAGGCAATCCTGAACAAGCTCGGCGGAGGGCGGATCACCGCCCATTCGGCCGGTTCCGCGCCCCGGGGCACGCCCAATCCCGACGGCATCGCACTGTTGCAGGAATACGGACATGACACGTCGGCGCTTCGCTCGAAGTCATGGGACGAGTTCGCCGGCGCGGACGCGCCGAAAATGGATATCGTCATAACCGTTTGCGACAACGCGGCCGGAGAATCCTGCCCGATCTGGCCGGGCGCCCCGGTGCGGGCACATTGGGGCATTCCCGATCCGGCCGGCAGGGGCGAGACGGTGGAGGAACGCCGCGCCGCCTTTGCCGAGACCTACCGCCTGCTGGAAGCGCGCATCCGCGCGCTCATGGACCTGCCATTCGAAGACATGGCACCAGATGAGCTGAAGATGGAACTCGACCGGATCGGCGCAATGGACGGAGCAACCGAACTGGCCGCCGCCCGGGCAGCGAAGTAG
- a CDS encoding ArsR/SmtB family transcription factor: MDKSQAIDALHALAQETRLDVFRLLVRQGEAGMAAGEISEFLGVKQNTMSANLAVLSRAGLVRSEREGRVIRYFADFEGMRNLLAFLMEDCCGGNPDLCKPVLDEIACAC; the protein is encoded by the coding sequence ATGGATAAATCACAGGCTATCGACGCGCTACATGCGCTTGCACAGGAAACGCGGCTCGACGTGTTCAGGCTGCTCGTCAGGCAGGGAGAAGCCGGCATGGCCGCGGGCGAAATCTCCGAGTTCCTGGGCGTGAAGCAGAACACCATGTCCGCCAATCTCGCCGTCCTGTCGCGCGCGGGGCTCGTACGCAGCGAGCGCGAAGGCCGGGTGATCCGCTATTTCGCGGATTTCGAGGGAATGCGGAACCTGCTGGCCTTCCTGATGGAGGACTGCTGCGGCGGGAACCCCGACCTCTGCAAACCCGTTCTCGATGAAATCGCATGCGCGTGTTGA